One window of Erinaceus europaeus chromosome 6, mEriEur2.1, whole genome shotgun sequence genomic DNA carries:
- the LBR gene encoding delta(14)-sterol reductase LBR isoform X1, translated as MQRGSYLVCSGDLSNSLSKMPSRKFADGDVVRGRWPGSSLYYEVEILSHDSNSQLYTVKYKDGTELELKENDIKPLASFRQRKSGSASSSPSRRRGSRSRSRSRSPGRPPRSARRSASASNQVATHQASDKASHQAPYKADIEAMRKEVLEVKLTPLVLKPFGNSVGRYNGEPELTQRSDTPHRHAQETFHLPQDSSYVATQYSLRPRREDIRVKEADLKEEKVIPKGSTSSRSFEMTATKTKDLEFGGVPGALLIMLGLPVFLGLMLLMCRQEDPSLLSFPPPLPDVSALWETRAFGAYLLWFFLQALFSLLPIGKVVEGTPLSDGRRLKYRINGFYAFLLTAAVVGAATFWGLELDHVYNHFLPLALAATAFSVVLSAYLYVRALKAPRHELSPASSGNPIYDFFIGRELNPRIGAFDLKYFCELRPGLIGWVVINLVMLLAEVKKHNWAAPSLAMILVNSFQLLYVVDALWNEEAVLTTMDIIHDGFGFMLAFGDLVWVPFIYSFQAFYLVSHPNQVSWPVAFLIVALKLSGYVIFRCANSQKNAFRKNPSDPKLAHLKTIHTATGKNLLVSGWWGFVRHPNYLGDLIMALAWSLPCGFSHVLPYFYVIYFTVLLIHREARDEHQCRKKYGAAWDKYCQRVPYRILPYVY; from the exons ATGCAGCGTGGGAGTTACTTGGTGTGCTCTGGAGACCTGAGCA ACTCACTTTCCAAAATGCCAAGCAGAAAATTTGCCGACGGTGATGTGGTGAGGGGCCGATGGCCTGGAAGTTCACTTTATTACGAAGTCGAAATTCTGAGCCACGACAGCAACTCCCAGCTGTACACCGTGAAATACAAAGACGGAACTGAACTGGAGCTGAAGGAGAATGATATCAAG CCCCTGGCGTCCTTCCGGCAGAGGAAAAGCGGCTCCGCGTCCAGCTCCCCCTCCAGACGCCGAGGCAGTCGGTCTAGGTCCCGCTCCCGATCGCCCGGCCGGCCACCCCGCAGCGCCCGCCGCTCAGCCTCGGCGTCCAACCAGGTGGCGACGCACCAGGCCTCCGACAAGGCCTCGCACCAGGCTCCGTACAAGGCCGACATCGAGGCCATGAGGAAGGAGGTGCTGGAGGTGAAGTTGACACCGCTGGTGTTG AAGCCGTTCGGGAACAGCGTCGGCAGGTACAACGGGGAGCCCGAGCTCACACAGAGGAGCGACACGCCTCACAGACACGCGCAG GAGACATTCCATCTGCCCCAAGACAGTAGCTACGTGGCTACACAGTACAGCCTTCGTCCGAGAAGAGAAGACATCAGAGTAAAAGAAGCTGATCTCAAGGAAGAGAAAGTCATTCCGAAAGGGTCCACATCATCGAGAAGCTTTGAAATGACAGCGACAAAGACGAAAGACTTAGAGTTTGGAGGAGTGCCAG GTGCCCTGCTCATCATGCTGGGGCTGCCTGTCTTCCTCGGCCTCATGCTCCTCATGTGCCGCCAGGAGGACCCCAGTCTCCTCAGCTTCCCGCCGCCACTGCCGGACGTGTCTGCGCTGTGGGAGACGAGAGCCTTTGGGGCTTACCTCCTCTGGTTTTTCCTCCAGGCTCTGTTCTCCTTATTGCCAATTGGGAAG gttGTAGAAGGCACACCCCTCTCTGATGGAAGAAGACTCAAGTATAGAATAAACG GCTTCTACGCGTTTCTGCTGACGGCTGCCGTGGTGGGAGCCGCCACCTTCTGGGGCCTGGAGCTTGATCACGTGTACAACCACTTCCTGCCACTTGCGCTGGCGGCCACTGCTTTCTCTGTGGTCCTCAGTGCTTACCTGTATGTCCGGGCTCTGAAGGCACCCCGCCATGAACTGTCACCCGCCAGCTCCG GAAACCCCATCTATGACTTCTTCATCGGCCGTGAATTAAATCCTCGGATTGGTGCTTTCGATCTCAAGTACTTCTGTGAATTGCGCCCTGGATTGATCGGTTGG GTGGTCATCAACCTGGTGATGCTGCTGGCTGAGGTAAAGAAGCACAACTGGGCTGCTCCCTCCCTGGCGATGATCTTGGTGAACAGCTTCCAGCTCCTCTACGTGGTGGACGCGCTCTGGAATGAG GAAGCCGTGTTGACCACCATGGACATTATCCACGACGGCTTTGGGTTCATGCTGGCCTTTGGGGACTTAGTGTGGGTCCCGTTCATCTATAGCTTCCAAGCCTTCTATTTAGTCTCGCACCCAAACCAAGTGTCCTGGCCAGTGGCTTTTCTAATCGTTGCTCTAAAAC ttTCTGGGTATGTGATCTTCCGATGTGCAAATTCTCAGAAAAATGCATTCCGGAAAAACCCCTCTGACCCAAAGCTTGCGC ATCTGAAGACCATTCACACCGCAACGGGGAAGAATCTCCTTGTGTCTGGATGGTGGGGCTTTGTCCGCCACCCCAATTACTTGGGGGACCTCATCATGGCGCTGGCGTGGTCTCTGCCGTGCG GCTTCAGCCACGTCCTCCCCTACTTCTACGTGATCTACTTCACCGTGTTGCTCATCCACCGAGAAGCGCGAGACGAGCACCAGTGTCGGAAGAAGTACGGCGCGGCCTGGGACAAGTACTGCCAGCGTGTACCCTACCGTATCCTCCCCTACGTCTACTGA
- the LBR gene encoding delta(14)-sterol reductase LBR isoform X2, whose product MPSRKFADGDVVRGRWPGSSLYYEVEILSHDSNSQLYTVKYKDGTELELKENDIKPLASFRQRKSGSASSSPSRRRGSRSRSRSRSPGRPPRSARRSASASNQVATHQASDKASHQAPYKADIEAMRKEVLEVKLTPLVLKPFGNSVGRYNGEPELTQRSDTPHRHAQETFHLPQDSSYVATQYSLRPRREDIRVKEADLKEEKVIPKGSTSSRSFEMTATKTKDLEFGGVPGALLIMLGLPVFLGLMLLMCRQEDPSLLSFPPPLPDVSALWETRAFGAYLLWFFLQALFSLLPIGKVVEGTPLSDGRRLKYRINGFYAFLLTAAVVGAATFWGLELDHVYNHFLPLALAATAFSVVLSAYLYVRALKAPRHELSPASSGNPIYDFFIGRELNPRIGAFDLKYFCELRPGLIGWVVINLVMLLAEVKKHNWAAPSLAMILVNSFQLLYVVDALWNEEAVLTTMDIIHDGFGFMLAFGDLVWVPFIYSFQAFYLVSHPNQVSWPVAFLIVALKLSGYVIFRCANSQKNAFRKNPSDPKLAHLKTIHTATGKNLLVSGWWGFVRHPNYLGDLIMALAWSLPCGFSHVLPYFYVIYFTVLLIHREARDEHQCRKKYGAAWDKYCQRVPYRILPYVY is encoded by the exons ATGCCAAGCAGAAAATTTGCCGACGGTGATGTGGTGAGGGGCCGATGGCCTGGAAGTTCACTTTATTACGAAGTCGAAATTCTGAGCCACGACAGCAACTCCCAGCTGTACACCGTGAAATACAAAGACGGAACTGAACTGGAGCTGAAGGAGAATGATATCAAG CCCCTGGCGTCCTTCCGGCAGAGGAAAAGCGGCTCCGCGTCCAGCTCCCCCTCCAGACGCCGAGGCAGTCGGTCTAGGTCCCGCTCCCGATCGCCCGGCCGGCCACCCCGCAGCGCCCGCCGCTCAGCCTCGGCGTCCAACCAGGTGGCGACGCACCAGGCCTCCGACAAGGCCTCGCACCAGGCTCCGTACAAGGCCGACATCGAGGCCATGAGGAAGGAGGTGCTGGAGGTGAAGTTGACACCGCTGGTGTTG AAGCCGTTCGGGAACAGCGTCGGCAGGTACAACGGGGAGCCCGAGCTCACACAGAGGAGCGACACGCCTCACAGACACGCGCAG GAGACATTCCATCTGCCCCAAGACAGTAGCTACGTGGCTACACAGTACAGCCTTCGTCCGAGAAGAGAAGACATCAGAGTAAAAGAAGCTGATCTCAAGGAAGAGAAAGTCATTCCGAAAGGGTCCACATCATCGAGAAGCTTTGAAATGACAGCGACAAAGACGAAAGACTTAGAGTTTGGAGGAGTGCCAG GTGCCCTGCTCATCATGCTGGGGCTGCCTGTCTTCCTCGGCCTCATGCTCCTCATGTGCCGCCAGGAGGACCCCAGTCTCCTCAGCTTCCCGCCGCCACTGCCGGACGTGTCTGCGCTGTGGGAGACGAGAGCCTTTGGGGCTTACCTCCTCTGGTTTTTCCTCCAGGCTCTGTTCTCCTTATTGCCAATTGGGAAG gttGTAGAAGGCACACCCCTCTCTGATGGAAGAAGACTCAAGTATAGAATAAACG GCTTCTACGCGTTTCTGCTGACGGCTGCCGTGGTGGGAGCCGCCACCTTCTGGGGCCTGGAGCTTGATCACGTGTACAACCACTTCCTGCCACTTGCGCTGGCGGCCACTGCTTTCTCTGTGGTCCTCAGTGCTTACCTGTATGTCCGGGCTCTGAAGGCACCCCGCCATGAACTGTCACCCGCCAGCTCCG GAAACCCCATCTATGACTTCTTCATCGGCCGTGAATTAAATCCTCGGATTGGTGCTTTCGATCTCAAGTACTTCTGTGAATTGCGCCCTGGATTGATCGGTTGG GTGGTCATCAACCTGGTGATGCTGCTGGCTGAGGTAAAGAAGCACAACTGGGCTGCTCCCTCCCTGGCGATGATCTTGGTGAACAGCTTCCAGCTCCTCTACGTGGTGGACGCGCTCTGGAATGAG GAAGCCGTGTTGACCACCATGGACATTATCCACGACGGCTTTGGGTTCATGCTGGCCTTTGGGGACTTAGTGTGGGTCCCGTTCATCTATAGCTTCCAAGCCTTCTATTTAGTCTCGCACCCAAACCAAGTGTCCTGGCCAGTGGCTTTTCTAATCGTTGCTCTAAAAC ttTCTGGGTATGTGATCTTCCGATGTGCAAATTCTCAGAAAAATGCATTCCGGAAAAACCCCTCTGACCCAAAGCTTGCGC ATCTGAAGACCATTCACACCGCAACGGGGAAGAATCTCCTTGTGTCTGGATGGTGGGGCTTTGTCCGCCACCCCAATTACTTGGGGGACCTCATCATGGCGCTGGCGTGGTCTCTGCCGTGCG GCTTCAGCCACGTCCTCCCCTACTTCTACGTGATCTACTTCACCGTGTTGCTCATCCACCGAGAAGCGCGAGACGAGCACCAGTGTCGGAAGAAGTACGGCGCGGCCTGGGACAAGTACTGCCAGCGTGTACCCTACCGTATCCTCCCCTACGTCTACTGA